The nucleotide sequence TATAGCACAGCTAAAGTTTTCTTCCCCCTGTCCAGGGCCTCAATAGTGGATGTCACATGCCCTCTTTCTGGACACTATAGTGTTTACTCTTTGTTTCCTTAGGGAGCAATCGAATCACTTGATCAGCATGAAGTTCAGTACAACAGGGTCCATAATCCTTCATGCCCAGGGTTCAGCCCTTTCCCACTGAAGGCAAGAGGACAAACTTTCTCTGGCCTGTTTGGAAGCTTGCCAATCCCAAGTCAGTTCAGTGAAGTTTTTCACACTAATTTTATCTGCAGCGTGAATTTTCAGTCTGATGTATCTTTGCTGTGCCCCTACTGGCATGTGAGAGCCTAGAGGTGGTTCTACCATGCTGGTAGCCTTTAAAGGTAACCACGGAAGGCAGCTGGTCTGCTCTCATCTTCTTCTGGTGGTAAAGATATTGTGCCAGCATATAGCATGGGGTACTTCTTAAATGTGAATTAATGATGAAGTTACAGTAAGGAGACATCAACAACCTCCCTGCGCTCAAATTTGGATGCAACAACAGTAACACCAATGGAGTTTTAGCCGTATCTGATGTGGGTTTGGAAGCCTGAGGGGAAAACGTGCCTAAGACACAAGTGTGTGAGAGGTTGAAAAGCCAAACACAGCCTTCAGAATACTTGCTACCCTTTGGTGCCTCCTCATGTGCTGTGACCTCTGCTCTTGCAGCAATCCactttctccttccccagcagaggCTCTGCTCATCATTGCTCACATTGTCTGAATGAGGGGTTTCTTCTCTGCCAAATCCCTTCATGTTTCTTCTGTGAACCAAATCTGACTTCCATCACTGTGAATATTTAATGCACATGTGATGAAATAATGACATTTCTGCTTATAGGAATACTAAAGGGTCAGCACCGGGGAGAGTAGAAAAACGTGCTCAAAGACAATGCTGGACACAAATACATCTAGGCTAAAAACCCCCTGAAGGGACAAGTAGCAGGAGACCAGATTCCATGACCCTGAAGCCCCTTCCTATCCTGATTTCCAAGTACTAGCACACAGGCGAGGAAGGGAAAGCAAGGAGGGAGATTACATGCTTGTTTGCAAGGGTCTGGAGTGTGTTTTTGCATTGTTTAATGGTAATCTGTCTCTTATTGCAAAGCCCAAGGACACTGTGTACTGACCTGGAGTAATGCTGTGTGCAGCTGTGGGAATGATGTCAGTGTCCTGCTCTTCTGTGGACATGTTCTGGGAGCTGTTGAGAGGCAGGCTTTGGGAGCTGTTTGCAGCATGGATCAACATCCCTCCAAGGCAACACCTTCAGCAGGGTGCCAGACGCCCCCGTGCACCAGGAGATGGCAGCCATGCCCAGCTGACCACCCAGTCACCATCCCAGCCCGCTTAGCCTGCTTCCTCTGCTGTCAAGGACCGATCCTCTACAGCTACCTGAGTGTGCCTGTGCCTTGTTCACTGCTGCAAACCATGGAGTGTGCACCAAGTGAGACTGGGGTTTTCAGCCAGCAACaaagcctctgctctggctgttcCCTACAGTCTGGGGAGGAAATGCCCTCCCAGAAATCACAAGCTCCCATTTCCCACAGCTCAGGCAGCTGGGACTGGAGGTATATTTGCCACAGTCCCCTTGAGAGCTTAGCTTTTGCTCAGGGGCTAATGAAGGAGAGAGACACCTAGAATAGCCCACCCACAATCTCCATAAGGCTGTAAAGATAAATGGTCCTCAAGAACATATTAGCAGTAGTAAAATGTTCACTATATGCACAATCTACATAGTAAGAGAAATACCTTAGATTTAAAAAGTAATGTTACTGAATAACAGTCACACTCCAGAGAGTTATTCTTGGCAGACACACCTAAAGCATTTGAGGTTGAATTAATTTAGAAAGCCAAATTAAAGAATATCTTGCAACAAACAATATGAATTCTGGTATTTGTGAACAGAAAAAGCGAGGTTAAAACAATCTCCATAGCAAAAGAGCTAAATTTCTATAGCTGAATCACATGGATTAATTCTAGAGTCCACTCTGAACTTAATCAGATTTATGTTCAGAAGAATCTAAACATAGGATGTATTCTTAATGTAGTTCATGATTCTTTGCATTTActcattgcatttttttctcctcctagACAATGTCACCTACTGCCATGTTTCAATAATTATCTTCAACTCAGTGTTAGTCAGAATTTAAGCAAAAGCCAGTATCTCAACTCCTTTTTATGAGAATGTTATCTTATTCTAACAATTTAACTGAGAAGGACAGTGCTGTTGTACAGGCCAATATCAAatgttgaaagaaaaagattctTTATAtgtctttgcttctctttttgttttgtgaagcatATTGGCTGCCCTTCTGTGTCCAGTATGGTCAATTATGAGTAATGAATAGGCACAGTAGGCTGGTCATCAGTGAAAGAAGCATCTCAAATAACTTCAAAGATTTTTGGTAGTATTCCCAAAGTACCTGAACAATTTATCTGCCTTGATCTTCTGGGTGATACTGTCAATAACTTCAAAGCTACAAGTAAAAGTATGAGGACAGTTTAATATTTCCAGCTTGTGCCTCCAGAAATCAGAAAGAAGAGATGACACATTAATCCTTTGTCCAATTTACCTCCTTCACCTACATGAGAccaaaaaaatgacaaaaccagATGCTTGTTTGTAAGACCTTTATCTATATAAATAATATGCACCATATGAAACAAATATACAACACCATGCTTGCAAATTAATGCTTTGCAAAGGGCTCTCAGTGCTATTCCTGGTTGAAATTCCTCCAGCTGAGAGTGCCTCGGGAGCCTGAAGTTGTAGGAAGCTTGTGATGCACCTGGTTGTGACCTCTCCTGGCAGGAGGAGTCGTGTAGGAGCAGGGCTCTCTGCtgtcctcctgcagctggacTAGCACCAGAGGAGGTGCTCTGAGGAACCTCCAGCCTTCCCCAGAAAGAGGAACAGGATGGAGCAGAGAACTTGCAGCCATCACGAAGGAAATGACAGAGCACACCCAGAGTGTAGGACACACTTAGCCTTGTCAAAGCCTCAAGAGCTTAGATTGGAGAGGGCAGTCCAGCTGTAATTTAGGTGGGAAGGTGGTGGTGAGCAGGCATGAGCTATGAACCCATTATCTTCAGCTTGTAAAGATGTGTCCACCAGATCAGGAGCTAATGGGGTCCCCTAGTGGAAACAGAGTGATTGCCAGGCAGGAGGGTGGTTTGATTTTTGCCCTTACAGAATATATCCATTTACAGGCTAAAGAGCTTTGTGTatgccaggtttttttttttctggccagCTCTCAGTACAGCCACCAACTGTACGGTGACATTGCTAGCCATATGATGAACAGTAAAATACTTGGAAAAACAGAAGACTGTGGGACTGTAAAGGGTGCCTCCAGCAGAGGCTGTTGACTGGGGAGGAAGCATATTGCATGTCTGGTCTAGGGGAAATGCTCAGTGGATGAAGAGCACTCCACACAGTGAGAGCTGTGGCACTCTGCACACATCCACTTAGACAGACCTGCTGACTTCAAGTGAGGTTTTCAAGCTGAGCTACCTGGGCTGTCAAGGACCCACTTCTACACTCTCAGCTGAGCTTTCCAGTAGCTGGCCAACTTTGCTGTTAATACATAGGCTGTACCGCTTCAGTTGTGATGGTTTTCAACTTCTTACCAAcatccagaaggaaaaataaaccatttcacagggcaggacacagagcagctgagcgTAGTGCAGCTCTTAAGAGTTAAAAAATGTGCTCCCTGATGTCTTCATTAGGTGTGCAGGTCAGTGCAGTGCCAGTGAGAACGCAGTCACACAAACAGCTTTGCAGGCTGTCTGCTCCCACCTGGCAAGGCTAAACCCAGAGCTCCATTTAGTGGATCACCTGGATTAGCTCCGCAGGGACTGAGGGGAAGCAAATCACTCTCTGGCAATGTTGCTGCAGTCCTGGCTATTCCCAGTTAGCAGTGGGTAAGGTGTGAGCCTGGGGAAGGGGTCTTCACTACATCAGCCTAATTCTCCTTGGAAATGAAAAGTAAGGGTAGTCTTATCTCTAgacacagggctggaaggaagagCGATGtaaggagggaagaggagaaagatcTGTATTAAGGGAGAGAGTTGGAAATCAAAGAACAAATGTTTGCAGAGTCTTCTGATTGCTGATGACTTTCACTTCAAAGTCCCAGGATTTTAAAAGCATCTCGTAAATCATCTACTTCATACAGCGGCTGCAGGACAAAATATAAACAGTAGGTCAGTTGTCAAGTGAGCAGGAACCCATGAACGTGAGGAAGGAATAGCAGGAGATGGGATGAGGGGTGGAAGAAAGGGAAGTGAATGAGGAGAGGAGGGATGAAGGAAGTTGGGGAAAGAGGCATAAGAGATGTGGAAGATGAAGACACGTGAGTGAATGAAATGGCAGATGGCAGGGATgagcagcaaaagcagagaggaacTGTAGTGAGGAAAAGAGGAATAAGCTGAGGGAAGAGGCActggaagaagaaggagaatTGGCCCTTACCAGGAGGATTCGTCGAAGTTTCCTGGCAAGATGGACAGAGTTCTCATGCAGCCCTTCCCAGCCTTTGAATGCCTGTTCCCTGTTCTCCACAAATGTGTTCCAGCAGTAGAAGTAATCTGTGCAAGGTACCGGGGAGTTACAGGGTGCTCAACAGGACGCCGACCCCTCCCAGGATCACTAAATCATCCCACTCTGCATCATCTACTCCGGCTCCTTGCCCAATCTTCTCCCATTCTCCTGGGTCTCCCTAACGCCCCTTAGCTCTCCATCACCACTTTCCTGCCTGCACAACTCACCTTTGAAGGTCATGATGGCAATCTGTGCCCCCGCCTTGTGCAGGCGCCTCAGCCCCTCGGGCTCTGCCTTGCGGTCCTCGCAGAAGTAGAGGCGGGCCATGAAGATGCGGAGGGTCAGGTTGGGGTAGGAGCGCAGGAAACTGGCGATGTGCTGGGCGCAGTCGtagcaggggctccaggaggtGAACCAGGTGATTCGGTAGCAGCGCCCCGGGTCCAGGTCCCAGGCTGCGATGTAGCGCAGGAAGAGCACCTCGACGTGACAGCCCATCTTCGGgaaagggggagagagggacagggcagggcgTGAGGTGAGCGGGGAGTAAGCGGGGtaaggagggaggggaggcgCTGATGGGGTGTGGGGGAGGAGGAACAAGGTGGGGAGCGTGTTCTTGGCTCAGCACACACGGGGAGAAGGCGCGGCTGTGCTTAAGGGCTAGAGAAGCGCAGGAGGGCACTGATGTGGAGGGATGTACGCAGGGGGCGGGCGGGAGCTAAGCGGGAAGGTAGCTGGGCTGGTAACGCAGCAGGCAGCCTGGATGTCGTGCGGGTAACACGCTCGGGGTAGCACGCAGGGCAGCTTCAGCCGGAGGCTGCATCCCTCAAACCGTGGGTACCGGCACAGAGCCCAGGGGTGCCTGCGCTGCTGTCACAGCCCTCTGTTCCCTGCTGCCCCAGGCAAACTGGAGCTGCAGGCGCCTCAGATCAGGGTGGACACCTGTTCCCCATACCTGGTTGCGCAGGTATCCGAAGTCCAGGGAGCACGAGGTGGCACTATCCCGGCGCTTTACAACATAGCAAAGGTAGGTTTCGCgccggcccttggccttgcgCAGGTTCCTGAAGTTGTAGAGGAAGAGTCTCCTTTGCATGAGGATGCTGCAGGAGAAGACGAGAGAATTTACGTTAGCTccaccctgcagccagcagtTTACCATGTCTCTCTTGAGGGCTCAGCACCAAAAATATCCTCTTCGCATCCAAGCCTCTTGGTACGAGAACAGTGTCAGTAATTTGCATGAAATGTTCTAGGGAAAGGATGCAGACGTGACTCTGGGGATGAAGCAGGTGACCTTGTGAGTGGAAATGGTATGTGAATTAATAGTGATTAGTCAAACAGCAACTATGGCTGGGCAGAGTgtgaaaatatctgaaaatatcCAGAACATGGACACCAATGAGGGAGAAGGATGAAGACGTCTGAGAAGACCTGTGAAGATGAGAGGATGTGGAGTTCAGTGATCAAGAGATGTTATTTTTGCTATATGAAACCCTGAAAATTCACTGGAGCAAGGGACAGATCAAATTTGACTCTCTCCAGAGAAGACTGGACCGAGCATCTTCCAAGCACTGCCTAAAAGAAGAG is from Cinclus cinclus chromosome 2, bCinCin1.1, whole genome shotgun sequence and encodes:
- the AICDA gene encoding single-stranded DNA cytosine deaminase; the protein is MVNCWLQGGANVNSLVFSCSILMQRRLFLYNFRNLRKAKGRRETYLCYVVKRRDSATSCSLDFGYLRNQMGCHVEVLFLRYIAAWDLDPGRCYRITWFTSWSPCYDCAQHIASFLRSYPNLTLRIFMARLYFCEDRKAEPEGLRRLHKAGAQIAIMTFKDYFYCWNTFVENREQAFKGWEGLHENSVHLARKLRRILLPLYEVDDLRDAFKILGL